A genomic region of Miscanthus floridulus cultivar M001 chromosome 3, ASM1932011v1, whole genome shotgun sequence contains the following coding sequences:
- the LOC136542668 gene encoding uncharacterized protein, translating into MGSEGPSVVTVHVTGFKKFHGVAENPTEKIVTNLNSFLEKRGLPKNLVLGSCTVLETAGQGALPTLYNVLESAIADRGIGSSAQGQVIWIHFGVNSGATRFALENQAVNEATFRCPDELGWKPQRVPIVPSDGSISRTRVTTLPVNELTKSLRKIGYDVVPSDDAGRFVCNYVYYHSLRFAEQHGIKSLFVHVPLFLMIDEEVQMHFAASLLEVLASSSN; encoded by the exons ATGGGATCAGAAGGACCTTCAGTTGTCACTGTCCATGTTACTGGATTTAAGAAATTCCATGGGGTTGCTGAGAACCCAACTGAGAAAATTGTGACCAATCTTAATTCTTTCTTGGAAAAGCGAGGGTTGCCAAAAAATCTTGTCCTCGGAAGCTGCACAGTTCTCGAAACAGCAGGGCAGGGGGCACTTCCCACATTATATAATGTTTTAGAGTCTGCTATTGCAGACAGAGGAATTGGGTCCTCGGCGCAGGGACAAGTAATTTGG ATCCACTTTGGGGTAAACAGTGGCGCAACAAGGTTTGCCCTTGAGAACCAAGCTGTTAATGAGGCCACCTTCCGGTGTCCAGATGAGCTAGGATGGAAACCTCAG AGGGTCCCTATTGTGCCCTCTGATGGAAGCATCTCCCGGACGAGAGTG ACCACCCTGCCAGTGAATGAATTGACCAAGTCGCTCCGGAAGATAGGCTACGATGTGGTGCCTTCCGACGATGCCGGTCGGTTTGTATGCAACTATGTGTACTACCACTCTCTTCGGTTCGCGGAGCAACACGGCATCAAATCTCTGTTCGTGCATGTGCCCCTCTTCTTGATGATCGACGAGGAGGTCCAGATGCACTTTGCCGCTTCCCTCCTCGAAGTCCTCGCTTCCTCCTCCAACTAG
- the LOC136544609 gene encoding uncharacterized protein, which translates to MDGGSGLNIMYAKTLDAMGIDRSHIRPTRAPFHGIVPKKQVVPLKDLPNYRTETLTFEVVRFHGTYHAILGRICYTKFMVVPNYTYLKLKMLGPCGVITIGTSFQHVYECEVECCEHAVAIVASKELTAIRKEVAEEALDPKRSARSFEPVEGAKEVLIDPSGSKGKVVSGG; encoded by the exons atggatggaggcagcggcctcaacatcatgtacgccaagacgctcgacgccatgggcatcgaccgatcgcatATCCGACCAACtagagcacctttccacggcatcgtgcctaaAAAGCAGGTCGTACCACTCAAGGATCTAcccaattataggacagagacccttaccttcgaggtggtcaggttccatggaacctaccacgctaTCCTGGGACGTatatgctacacgaagttcatggtcgtccccaactacacctatctaaagctaaagatgctgggtccatgtggggtcatcactattggcacctccttccagcatgtctacgagtgcgaggtcgagtgctgcgagcACGCTgtggcaattgtcgcctccaaagagctcacgGCCATCAGGAAAGAGGTCGCTGAAGAAGCACTTGACCCCAAGCGGTCGGCTAGGTCTTTTGAACCTGTAGAGGgtgctaaggaggtcctcatagaccccagtggctccaagggcaaagtg GTTTCTGGAGGATAA